aaaataaatgctcagACATTAAATTTCTCTATACAATTGACTCAGTTCTTAGCAACTTTTCATGCTGATTCATAAGCTTTACTTTCGCCTAATTCAttattaaaatagagaaaatgtcaCATTTAAAATGTTCAGTTCAGGCAGTTAAGCTCATCTTAAACAATGGGCCTAAGTGTGCTGGCATTTTGGAGTTACGGATATCGCAAACCATCTCTCCAGGGCGCCCTTGACCTCgctgttcctcaggctgtagatgaggGGGTTCAGCATGGGTGTGAAGATGGTGTAGAAGGCCGACACAGCCTTGTCATGGCTGGCTGACCTGGAGGACCTGGGTCTCATGTAGACAAACATGGCGGCTCCATAGAAGAGGCCCACCACAGTCAGGTGGGAAGAGCAGGTGGCCAAGGCCTTCTTGCAGGCTTCTGTGGAGCGCATGTGGAGAACAGCAGCCAGGATGAGGCTGTAGGAGATCAGGATGAGGGAGAAGGGGACCAGGAGCATCAACACGCAGCAGATGTACATGGCATACTCAAAGACAGACGAGCGGGCACAGGCCAGGCGCATCAGTTCGGGAGCCTCGCAGAAGAAGTGGTTGATCTCACGTGACCTGCAAAACGGGAAGCTCAGGGTGACGGCAGCCTGCAGGAGGCCGTCAGCAGCCCCCAGGATCCACGACCCCACAGTCACTTGCAGACATAAGCGCCAGCTCATGAGAACCAGGTAGCGCAGTGGGTGGCAAATTGCCACATAGCGGTCGTAGGACATGGCCGCCAGGAGGAAGCTCTCCCCGCCGGCCAGGGTCAGGAAGAAGAAAATCTGCGACCCACACCCCGTGCGGGAGATGGACTTCCTTCCGGTCAAGTAGTCGGCAGCCATTTTGGGCACCGTGGTGGAAACCAGCATGACGTCCATGAGGGAGAGCTGGCTCAGGAGGAAGTACATGGGCGTGTGGAGCCGGCGGTCCCGGGCAATCAGGAGCAGCATGAGTGCATTGCCCACCACGGAGGCAGTGGCTACTGCCAGCACCACTGTGAAGAGAAAGCGGTGGAGTCTTGTGTGGTTGAAGAACCCCAGGAGAATGAAGTCTGAGGTGGCGTTTCTCTTCTCCATGATGTCTGCAAAtgggaggagcagagaggcagggTCACTGTCTGGACGCACTGACTGTGCTTACATAACTGCTGGACTTGCACTGGCCGTGGACTGCAAGGCCCGGGGGCTTCCCACCCACTCGCCACCATCTGGCCTTGCACGTAcaagaggccttcaaaaagttcgtggaaacaCATATTCTGGTGAAAAATGCATGGAtatcaaaagtttttgcaccaaaataagcttagttTTAAATTCCGTTTTTCCAGAACTTTGTGAATACCCTTCTAACTCAGTTTTATAATGTTTTAACAGATGTCGAGAATGTACTCCACTCTGTCCAGGATTAAATAATGGCCGAGGATCACGTTTGCCATTTTTATATTGCTTGTACTGCTATTATTGAGTTTTTACTATGCTTAAACCAAAATTAACCAGCtgagaaaaaaaagtcacttggAAAAATGCTGCTTATATTTGTTTGAGTCACAGATGATTTGTCTTCAGTGTTTGGAAACTTAAATTAGGGTcctcagaaaaataaacaagagaaGTTACTTGTTTTCATGTGAATCAGAATGCTCACAGAATGAAATATATGCATGTAAATAAAAGAGCATCTTCCTTTAAGCTGTAATAGTTTCCTAAGTAATTGATGAAAATTCTCTGATCGCTCACTAACCGGCTCTTTAACCAGATCGTTAAGACGCAGACATTCTTGTCTGATGCTTCCTGCTCTGAACCCTTCAGCACCTGGCCCACACTTCACAGAAGAAGCAGGATTTCTTCCCAAGCCTACAGGGGTTTGTAGAGAAATGCTGCGCAGTCTCGTGCCAAAGTGCAGCACCACGGAGACCTGGAAGCCTGGCAGCAGAGCAGGGGAGCACGGGGCTGTCTGCCGGTGGCAGGAGGGAGATGGTGAGGAGTGCGGGACACAGCTCCAGGGAGCACTGTTGTTACTCACAGAGGAAGAGCagattcagaaagaaaaacaagtgcatttaaaaagaaatacctaaATTGATACTAGGCCTATACTTTAAAAAGATCTCAGTATTTCATCAACTATTCATGTGTTTAAGGATATGCAAAGTTACTGAGCCCACAAAGATGAGCACAGTTCCATTGGCTCACAGCTTGCAGGCTGTAATACATTGAGCATAAGAAAAGCATTTCTGAAGTTTATAATTTTCTTAagttattaatttacttattttgagaaacagagatagatgaTTGAGAGATGATAGATAGAGGATAGATgacagacatctgctggttcaatcccaatgccagcaacagctgggctgggccagggctgaagccaggagcccagaactccatctggttctcccatgtatgtggcagggacccaactactagaaccatcacctgctgcctcccagggtgtgcatgagaagaagctggacttgaagaggaggaGGACTCAGTCCCAGCACTGCTCTGCGGAACACGGGtctcccaagcagcgtcttagcTGCCAGGCTAAGTGCTCCCCACCAGCTCTTTATGGTTTTTGAGCTGCGTAGTAAGAACATGACCTGCAAACTTGCAGGAACAGAAGAGCACAGAGCTGCAAAAAGTCAGCTCCTCTCTGAGGCAAACAATGCCCCGAGGCTCTGCATTTGCACAAAGCCAGGACTGTGC
Above is a genomic segment from Oryctolagus cuniculus chromosome 6, mOryCun1.1, whole genome shotgun sequence containing:
- the LOC127489554 gene encoding olfactory receptor 2T33-like; amino-acid sequence: MEKRNATSDFILLGFFNHTRLHRFLFTVVLAVATASVVGNALMLLLIARDRRLHTPMYFLLSQLSLMDVMLVSTTVPKMAADYLTGRKSISRTGCGSQIFFFLTLAGGESFLLAAMSYDRYVAICHPLRYLVLMSWRLCLQVTVGSWILGAADGLLQAAVTLSFPFCRSREINHFFCEAPELMRLACARSSVFEYAMYICCVLMLLVPFSLILISYSLILAAVLHMRSTEACKKALATCSSHLTVVGLFYGAAMFVYMRPRSSRSASHDKAVSAFYTIFTPMLNPLIYSLRNSEVKGALERWFAISVTPKCQHT